Within the Gossypium raimondii isolate GPD5lz chromosome 12, ASM2569854v1, whole genome shotgun sequence genome, the region accattacaaATTTTCAGGTCTGCTGAGAATGTTGAGTGTTCAGCCAGATCTGATTTCAGATACAGGATACTTGGAACACACAATCAAGTATGCAATTGACTGTGGGGTCATAGACCAGTGGATAGTTTCACGCACACGGGGCTTCCCTCCGAAGGAGGGTATCCAAGAGGAAGGAGAAAAAGAACAGGAAGAAGTAGaagatgataatgatgatgacaCGGTCCCTGATCCAAATGGCATAAGATCAATAAGCGAAAGAGAATACCGCACATTGGTGGAATCAGCAGATATATCAGAATATGGCACATTGTTGGAATCGGTAAGAATGTCTTAGATGTAGTACTGACTCATACAGTTTAATTCATTGTATGCCTTGGAAAGTTTCTTTCCACTGTAAATTAAGCCGAGTGTTTTGGTCCTCTTTCAACTGTCTCGTTCACTTGGAAACcaattttgaatgaatgaaagagCACATATATTCAATCTCAGATGTTGCTCTGCTTTAATTACCTTAAACTTCTACCAAAACATTCAGACACTATCGTTGAAAGATCGCAGAGGGCAAAAAGAGATTCTTTTAGATATTTGGGAAAGAAATTGGTCTGATTATAAGCTGAAAAGTTGTTTGGTCATATCTTTGTAGAATATACCATTGTCGCAAGAACTGTAATCAAGCTAAGTTACGTTCAAACTATGAGAATATCGAGTTAGATTCGAAATCTcaagattcaaaatttaacttGTTTATCAAGCAAAAAATGAGCCCGACTTTCTGTACTTATTATTTGTGCTTGAGCTCAAAATAGATTTCCCGTCAAATGAACTCTGAGAAAAAGGAATATATACGCTTCAAAGCTTGATTTAGATTGCATTTCATTTTGCCATCATGTATAACCTTATATAATACAACATACCCTACAGTATCTTAAAGCAACCGGgacaataacaataacatacATCAACCGAAAAAAGAAATGTAGCATTCGACTATCTATAACCGGAGAATGGTTCTTAGTGTGTCGCATAGGTTTTGGATGGTTTGCTGCTCCTGTGTTGCCTGCAACTCTTGAAGTGGCATCTCCTCGTAGCACCTGCACAATGAATCAAACAAAATgcagtaaaacaaaaaaaacaaaaaaaaaatggtagcTGCTAATTGGTAAAGTTCGTCAATTCCTACATTTTGTGGTAAGCTAGGGCCTGTGCCAGGTTCATTAGCGTAGAACTTGAAGTGAGTCTTTGGTAAACACTAGGAGGAAGTGGCACCTGTAGAATGTTGAAAACCGTAAATCTTTGGGGGAGAGAGAGATGCACAATGAACAGGGAGAGGAAGAGAGATGGAGGGAGATGGGAATTGACCTCGTTTTGTGCTCTTCGACCTTTTTTCGATTGTCCATCACCGGCAAAAAGTTCCTGCAGTGCTTCAACTGCCACAGTTCCAGTGCTATCCTGCTGCATGCCTCCGAGGATATTGTCTGATAAAAGGGCAATTGGGGATATATCCGATGCCCTTAAGAATGGAATGGGTACTGTATTACCGGCTGCATATATTGAAAAGAGCTGCAAAACAGTCAACAACAAGTATCTCAGCTGCAGTCGCAGCAAAAATAGGAATAATATGGGAGCAAATGAACCATTAGAAATAATGGATAACAGGATGAAACCAAACAGTTACTTGATAGTTAACAATTGGGGGGATGAATAAAGGCATGAAAGGTACTAATTCAAACACAACAATTGAGGATACTCATTTCAGCAAATATTCACTTGAATTCCAGGAAGACAATTGGTCAAGTTTTGACCTCATTTTCTCATGGAGAAATTAGAGTACCACTCATCAATTAATTGTTGCAGATACCCATAACAGAATGAAAATAACCTTATCTTGTAAAGCAAAAGCATTTTTCTTGCTGACGGTTTCAGTCTTCAATTTGCTACTACTGATTTCACTGCCATCTTTCGTCCTTGCCTGAGGTACACTGTCTGACCTCATTTTCTGGTCACCGAGGACAGATGTTGAAGGAGAAGATCCCTGAGCCATTATGTTTGATTCTTTCACAGTAGCGTTGTTTCCTGAAGCACCTTTTCTGTTATCCAACCTAGAAAACGGGCCCAATGAATTGAATGCTTGAGTTGATAACTAGAGTAAAAACTTCACTACTTTAGTGATATTAAACAAAccacaaaataaatttatacagAGAGAAGCAGGAACTGGAACTTATTGAACTCAGAAGTGTAGAGGGAGGGACGTACAGTGATTCAGCTAGCTGCCTCCCTGTGCCATTAATCAACTTGCTTTCAACATGTTCAAGGACAGTTGAAGCTTCTTTACCATTGTGAAGTTCAGTTTGAGCAAATGGCTTCTGTGACACACCCTCATTGTGAACTATTACAGTGCCAAACTCCCCTGTTAAACATAAGATCAGAAAAAGAGAGAACAATTTGACAAATAAATCttattcaaaaactaaaaaagaaaaagctgaCAACTCTATGCAAGTATGTTTATCCTAGTTCCAGTCTGCTACATTTGAAATGACAACCAACAAGGAAAACCTCAGACCTTTCTACTGCCTCCTAAAAattccttttcattttaaataaatgcaTCTCATTAGTATCCCTAAGAGGTTTGAGACAAGGTGATCATAATGACCAGATATTGTCAACCAGAATTAAATTTGGAAAGCAAAGCTTTCACTGTTACTTTCCAGCCCTCAAAGCAAAACAATATACCATTCACTTCTACATCAGGTTCATATAAAACATACTGAAGCTGTCACCTACTTAAGCATTCTTACAAGTACCACAACAGCCAACACACAGTACAATCCATTTTACCCCAGGATTCTGTACGAGATTTATGCAATACAAGAGATCCATTGAGAAATGAATACATTTCTGACTTCATAACTTCACCATTAATTGGCTACCTTGCAATTATTCACGTTAATGCCAGCTAAGGCATGAATTCCAAGCCCCATTAAAATGACATGCCAGTATTATGACTCAGTGTTTGCCTATACAAAACTTATCTTTATATGTCTAGAATTTCTTTCAAAACTAGCAAGCACATTCCATGAGTTTAATTATAGATCTTAGCATGGCCCTGTCCCTAAACATGCATTTGATCATTGACTACTATTTCTGTCACTGAAATCCAACTAGATTATTATATATGACATGCAAACAAGAACTCCATACCTTCATACGTCACTTCCACACCACCTAATATGTTATGCTTATTCAAAGTACCAGCTGTAGAAGCTTCATTTGCAACTTGAAGACCCATATCCTGAGGCCTTGATGGAACAGTATCTCCATAATCATCATTTAAATTTGAACCTACCATTGGCTGCTCCAAATTGGGAGCAGTCAGGACAAGAAGATGCATACCATGACACTAATTACTGCGTCCACCCGTGTGAGAATGTGCGCATGTCCACCATTATGTGGCcatgttcaaaaaaaaaaaaaaggaaagactAACTGCATTTAGAACAAGAAAATTCATACATTAGGTTCAGAAATTGTAGGAGTAAGAATTTGTGCTTGTTGAACCATTGCAGCCCTTATTTGCTTTGCCTTCTCAATCTTTGGCAACATTACAGAAGCTCCACATTTGCATTTCTCAATGAATTTGTGCTAAGTTTTAAAACACAAGATAACTTCAGCTAATAAGTATAAATTAACACTTACTAACACAGATGACATATTGGAAGtgataaaacaaattttaaatgtttcatgTGAGCAGTGAAAACACCTTCATGTTACAGTACCTGTagcaaatgcgtatgaaacACTGAAATGAAAATTCCTAAGACTGAATTCCTGTAACAAAGGTTGACAAAGTTATTACTATACCTTTAACATCTCAGATGCAGTAGGGCGTAGACGTGGATCCTTTGTAAGGCTCTTAGCAACAAAATCATGAAAGACAAGAGACCTGCATGTCAAAACAACCCAAGTTGGAAAACAGATATATGATGTTTTCACTGAACTCATATGTGAAAGATGCTTATAGCTTAACCATTTTTCTTTATCCTCAAGCATTGGAGCTGGCTCAATAGATATCATAAATATAACCTATTGCAAACAACAAAGATGTTATCATTCAAAGACTGATTGAGAATAGTAGAGTAAGAAAGCATCATCggaaacaacaataataaaaaaaggctAGGGGATCCagacaaaatgaacaaaatattttatatatgctaACAGATTTGCCAAAGGACATAGGATCCATAAAATGTAGCCTCATatcgtaattttttttttatactggGGATTAGGAAAGGGGTTAGAGATGCGGAAATTTGAACCCAAGAAAGACACCTCCTAGAGGGGTTGCATGTACCAACCAGGCTGATCCCCCAGGTTTATAGCAGCACAAATCATGGATATTGATAAATTGCTCGGTATGTACCACCAGGGGCACTAGTTTTTGAAGAAGTTCTATCATATTAATTAACAATGTCTTTTATTAAGGAGAAGTAATTCACACTTAAGAGTGTCTATGGCAGGACGCACATACACACATGCTTAAAACAAGAAAACATCAAAGTTTAAATTCTCTGTCTCATGCACTTACCCTCATTGGATGCACTGCTGCTCTTGGAGGAAGTCCctaaaaagaatcaaagaagTAAATAAGATTCAAGGGAGGTTACCAATTTCATTCACCTTCAGTGTTTCTTGCTCAAAATCCATTCAACAGACACAAGACTCAAGTACTAAAAATTGGAGTTACAAGACAACTAAGCGGTGTTTCCCCTATTCTGTCCAGGACAGTTGTGACGTGTGACCCGGTTTCTCAGTGCTAAAAAAATGAACTAGTAACAGAAAATCCTTATTCAGAAATTACTTGGCAGGATTATAGATTCAATTCAAGTAGAAACGTCCAAATGCCTCCTTGTAGAAGTGTAGAGAGAAGCAATAAGATGTTCAAGCTTTTGCTGAGAGCTACAGAGCAGTAACATAAATAACAGAAATACCTCTGCCATTTCAATCGCAGATATACCAAGTGCCCATAAATCAACCTGGAAGTAAGAtgtttaaaatgtaaaagttagaCAACGGACAAGTTTACTACTTCCATGAATTGTTTTTCATAAGAAACGAACCAATCCTTCATACTAACATTATCCCTGCAATATTTACtagcaaaaaaaattcaatagatACTCTGACAAGGCAAGCTTTCCActgattttcttgaaatttgggattttaCAAACTCTTCTCTTGCTTTTGgattttttcaaattctttttacGGTCTAAGGCTCTGAGCTACTTCATGAAAttccaattttaaacttttagtCAGTCTTATGCATCTCTACAATTTCAATACCCCAAACATATTAGAACAGTGCAAGAAAGCATGATGATCTTTTCATCACAAAGGCCCCTCCTCCAAGTACCAAGATCTCCACTTTAGGTTTCATATTTCAGAATTATACTACAGATCTGGATAGCAAAGtaactaataaatttgttttcccTATATAACCAAGGTCTGTTTTGcaagaaaatattattgataCTTCATCAACTGATTCTAGGAGCCATAGAAAACTATTAGTTTCCTTTCTTtgttacttaaaaaatgatagTTCTAAGAAAAGTACATGCAGTTGCCAACCAACATATCTGGCAATGGATCAAGAAACACCAGTGTCAACATTCAAGCAAATGACCCATCCCAGTTTGATCAAGGGGGGACGGGGGACACTAGAAAAGGAGAGAAGCTGAGCATTAAAAGCAAAACCTAAACAAAGATCAAAGCATGCAGATAAATGAATATGATACCTTTCCATCATAGCGACTTTCCTGAATAACTTCTGGTGCCATCCAATGTGGAGTGCCAATAAACTGAAAACACACACTTCCAATAATTGAGAACAAATAAACCAtcaaattaagataaatataatGCAAGTCAAGATATCCATCAGTTTCAAAATATGGTGGAGGTAAAAGATAGCTATTACTACATGAGCTGCAGCATTCATCTCCCTAACAGTTATCCCAGCTTCCAGAAAGATGCCACAAACAATAAGGTTctataagaaagaaaatatggaGTTTTTGGCATCTTGCAATGTATAATCTATTGTTTGTGTATTTAACATGATACCTAAAGAACAGACCTTTCAGATTGTTAATTCAGCTTAACACTTTAACACTGGTAAGAAAGTGTAGGATGATATAGATTTTCTGTTAAGTAAGTCCTTTAAAAACTCTTCGAGAGATATACTAGCTTACAGAAACCAAATAACCAATACAAAACCCATAATCTTGATCAAATTATCTATCTTATGCTCAAAAGAAGTGAAAATTAGCAAACATTGCAAACTAGCCAGAGTGCTACATACTGTATTGCGTTTTGACATGGTCCTGGTAAGCTGTGCTGCTACCCCAAAGTCACCTGTTCAATGAGCAAAGCAGATCTATAAGTTGTAAGGCAGGAAAAAAGGTAAAACATTAGGCCCAGACAGCAACAGCATTCACGTAAACCATTTCACCTCTACTTTGTCTCACAGAATTTCTTGACTATCTTCAAGTTATCTCTAAGTCATTATTTATGTCTGCCAAAAAAGTGGAATGTCCTCAAGGTGCccatatttttatcatatttgtcTGCCTAAGattatcatcaaattttaactaGAAAGACAAGCACTATCATTATATCTTTCTTTGACTTAAAAGCATCATCCAAATTAATAAAAGCAATATCTTAGGCAGACTAATCATAGATCAAAACGTATAATCTCTACCAAAAGGAAATTAATGCAAAACTGAGATAAAATGCAGCCAAATGTACACAtgaattacaaaccaaaacgcAGAATTCCAGTCAATGCttagttttgtaattttagatAATGCAGAGGAGGCAGAATTGCCCATATGCCTGCTGGAATGCTAGAACTTTCAGGGCAACAAGTGAAAGGGCAGATCAAGTTAGAAGAGATGCCACTTCATTCAGAAATTTTAATGATAGCACCACTTGCCTACAATCCTTCCAAGGACTCAATTTGGACGCAACAATAATGGCTTATGgttcttttctttaatataGAAACCAGGCTTAATTAGGATTCTACCCTAGCATTTTGCCATGTATGACAAAGAAGCAATCATGGCAGGTATGCACTGTAGAAATGAGGGCAGGATAGATGTACATAATTATACCTTGACATCACAAAGAATAGAAGCAAAGAAATATAAGATTTCTCAAAAATGTATTTGACTTGAAATTTCGAATCCAAAATTGCAAGAACTAAAAGTATAACTAAGCTTGTTATCCATCAATATAACCTACAGAGCAATAGCTctaaaaattagaaagaaaccTTATTTGAACCAATTAAGGAAAGAAGAGGCTTTAagaaatctaaaaatacatttttaataaaGACTAATGTTTCTACtgcatttcttatttttgtgtttctaggGTACATTCTTTGCTAAATACGATGGACACAGGTGGATGAGATAGAAACTTCATTATTATGCAAAGTGCACAActgacaaaaagaaaatagttaTTGAATAGTACTAACCATACCAAATGGTAGCAAAGAAGAAATTCAACTTCCTAAGTTCCAGTTGACTTtgatttggaaaaattttgggCAAAGTGTACTTACCCAACTTCACCTCTCCTTGTTCAGTTAACAAGATATTACCACCCTTGATATCTCTATGAACTTTAAAAATTGAGTGCAAATATTCAAGGCCCTGTatgagaagaaattaaaagaataatatttaattagaaagTTGGTACAAATTACAGTATGCATGAACTTCATTATGGAATAGCTTGCTAGACTTCAACTATTATCAGCAGGGAACCTAGACGTAACAAGCacatgaaaacaaataaaaaacacaaacaTGCACATGTGCAAACAGTATCAATCCAGCATGTAAGTGCTATTAATATCCTATGACTATTGAAGATCAAGCATGAAAATCATTGAAAGGAAGAATGTCTCTTAGGTGATCTACATGCTTGGAGAATCCCTACAACCATATGATGTTAAGGATCCCAATATCATTTAATTCCAAATTGAACGGACTCAATGGTACCTTTAAAGCTTCCCTACATATATAAGCTATCTGATACTCCTCTAAAGGCTCCTCAGTAACATTAATTAAATCAGCAACACTTCCACCTCCGCAATATTCCATTACTATCTGCCAAAACATGGAAATAAGTTAtccaaaaaaacaaatatcGGGAAAAAGCAAATGCTTCAAACACAACTAATGCAACCTAGAAACTGAACTCAATTCAAACAATCCTAAAATAAAGCAATGATGGAGAGAAATGCTTATTGCACTAACCCAAAGATATTCATCCCCTTGGTAGCTACCAAGGTACCGAACAACATTTGGATGACTACACTGCTGCAACATCTCAATTTCACCACGAATTTCTTCATACCCTTGTTcctataaataaacaaatttaatagcTCATTCCCGGTGATTTATCCAGCCAATGGCACCAACTACATCAAATATAAACAAGAAAACCATACACACCCCTTCAGATAAAGATAGAACTTTAATGGCAACAAGCTCTGAAGTTCTTATATCTCTAGCCTTGTAAACAGCCCCGTAAGATCCTTTCCCTGAAACCAAAATTCCAATCAGTTAAAAAGCTTTACTTTCGTTTCAACTTCACTAAAATCACGAATTCCCAGTCAATTAAAGAAAATCACAGTTCACTCAGCATTTACATGATAATTCACGAGCATGAGGATAATTATCACTCAATTATCTTAAATTAGTGCAAGTACAAAACTTACCGAGTTCATTGAGCAATTCATATTTGGTGGAAGGATCTTCTCTGGTAACGTTATCAGGAATCGAACTCAAGGAAGCCTTACTATTTTGCAAGAACCGATTCTCTTCCCCTTGCAAAGACGTAGTCGAAGTAGATCTCTTTTGTTTGCCAAACCCTAGCTCTCCCATACTCGCCACCGCTCTCTTCACCACCGTCCCGCTCCCTTCCCTCTCACTCCTCACCGTCGATCTCACCACAAACGTCCCAAAACCTTCTCCATCTccatcctcctcctcctcctcatcatcatcatcatcatcatcaacatccaGTCCATCTCTCCTAGCCCTCATCGGGCTCGCCACAGCCGCTGCCGGAGGCTTAAACGAATACGACGATTGACCGCGAGCGTTACGTCCGCGATCGGGTTTCACGATCACGGTCCCAAAATCTCCGGCGTCGTCATCGTCGTCAAAGTCTGTAGGACCGCCGCCGAAGTCTTTAGGAAGACGTTTGAGGAGAGGAGGAAGCGAGGagtcatcttcatcttcttcgtCGCCGTCCTTGTAAATCATGGTGGCGTAAAGGTCCGGTTCACGAGAACCTAGTGGTTTAGGTTTGGAGTTGCGAGAACCGGATTCGGATTCGGATTCGGAACCAGAGTGGACAACGAAGGTTGAGTATAGGTCTGACTTGGCCGGAGCTTTACGGGTCCGACGAGTGCTGGGCGGGTAATTCATGTCTCTTCCCTATCCACAGTCGGGGTCAGTAGGCTCGTCAAAAGTCAACGGAGCTCAGTGCAGTAAACGCAGAATCGCCAAATACCCGTTGCGCGCTGAAAATTCGAAGACTGTAATTTCTTAAACTGGAAATCTACTGGCCCCGCCACGTGTGATGACTGGATTTTTCTAAGGCCTTTACAGGCAAAAGCCCATATATTCAACTAAATTGAGCTTACCGTAATATTGGCCCAAGAAAAGGGAAaggtaattataattttattttgggcttgtacaaatttcaattcagtgaattttataaattcatttgataacaaatactaataaatttaacgattttttataaaaattattcaaattaggAATTACTtacatttcaattcatcaaacatcacatTTTTTAGAAacggaaaaaataaatatgaattttagaGGTGATCTATGAAGTAACATAAAACAAAACGaagcatttttttttaaataaacttttcaCTTAAATAGTATAGGGGTTTTTTTCAATCAAAAGTAGCATCTAAAAATTTAGACCTCGAACTTGTCAATTAGATCTATTTCCGTCACTggattatatcaaaatttgatgatgtgaccAGTGTTAATGAATAGGACTGAATCAAAAGATATAATGGTTCGAACAAAAAGGTTGAATCGATTGACTCGAAAACAGcttgaaattggtaaaaaaatttgtaaattaggtcaaaaataaataataattttctatttaatttttatattttaatgaaattttaattatttatgtaattattgaACTGATCTAATTGATTGAATCGAGAATAAGTGATTTAACCTATTCAACCATCGGTCCAGTTATTAACACACTAAATCTGGCATTCTAAGA harbors:
- the LOC105764455 gene encoding serine/threonine-protein kinase 1, which produces MNYPPSTRRTRKAPAKSDLYSTFVVHSGSESESESGSRNSKPKPLGSREPDLYATMIYKDGDEEDEDDSSLPPLLKRLPKDFGGGPTDFDDDDDAGDFGTVIVKPDRGRNARGQSSYSFKPPAAAVASPMRARRDGLDVDDDDDDDEEEEEDGDGEGFGTFVVRSTVRSEREGSGTVVKRAVASMGELGFGKQKRSTSTTSLQGEENRFLQNSKASLSSIPDNVTREDPSTKYELLNELGKGSYGAVYKARDIRTSELVAIKVLSLSEGEQGYEEIRGEIEMLQQCSHPNVVRYLGSYQGDEYLWIVMEYCGGGSVADLINVTEEPLEEYQIAYICREALKGLEYLHSIFKVHRDIKGGNILLTEQGEVKLGDFGVAAQLTRTMSKRNTFIGTPHWMAPEVIQESRYDGKVDLWALGISAIEMAEGLPPRAAVHPMRVIFMISIEPAPMLEDKEKWSLVFHDFVAKSLTKDPRLRPTASEMLKHKFIEKCKCGASVMLPKIEKAKQIRAAMVQQAQILTPTISEPNPMVGSNLNDDYGDTVPSRPQDMGLQVANEASTAGTLNKHNILGGVEVTYEGEFGTVIVHNEGVSQKPFAQTELHNGKEASTVLEHVESKLINGTGRQLAESLLDNRKGASGNNATVKESNIMAQGSSPSTSVLGDQKMRSDSVPQARTKDGSEISSSKLKTETVSKKNAFALQDKLFSIYAAGNTVPIPFLRASDISPIALLSDNILGGMQQDSTGTVAVEALQELFAGDGQSKKGRRAQNEVPLPPSVYQRLTSSSTLMNLAQALAYHKMCYEEMPLQELQATQEQQTIQNLCDTLRTILRL